A single window of Flavobacterium aestivum DNA harbors:
- the serA gene encoding phosphoglycerate dehydrogenase: MTEIQETFIFDFDSTFIKVEALDVLCEVIYEDSTAGIQILNEIQRLTNLGMEGKLSLKESLTKRISLLQANRDHLGTTIDVLKKKVTASVIRNRAFFKQHADHVYIISNGFKEIIIPIVQEYGIKPEHVLANTFKFDHDGKIIGFDEKDELCENQGKVKKIKSLNLKGEAIMIGDGYTDYETLEGGAVSKFFAFTENVSRKIVVDKADRIAPSLDEILYDLSYKASVSYPKNRIKVLLLENINQEVAQTFEHEGYTVEIVENELTEDELCERIKGVSILGIQSKTKVTQKVLDHAKKLHSIGTFGIGSNQVDLEACTMQGVSVFNAPYSNTRSVVELAIGEIIMLVRNTFQKNKMMHSGIWDKSATNGNEIRGKKLGIIGYGSIGSQLSVVAEALGMNVYFYDTVDKLALGNAKKCSSLKELLSLSDVVSLHIDETESNKNLINAEAFEYMKPGVVFLNLSSGNVVEIEALTANLKNGNISGAAIDVFPNEPTNSQEKFISELRGLPNVILTPHIAGNTQEAEQDICHFVARKIIQYINTGSTYGSINLPEIQLPELQSAHRIMHIHENVKGILAQINTILSEYDNNILGQYLKTNETLGYVITDIDNFHNKELEKKLKKIPNTIRYRILY, encoded by the coding sequence ATGACAGAAATTCAAGAAACATTTATTTTCGATTTTGACAGTACTTTTATCAAAGTCGAAGCACTTGACGTGTTATGTGAAGTAATTTATGAAGACAGTACCGCAGGAATTCAAATTCTGAATGAAATCCAACGATTGACTAACCTTGGAATGGAAGGAAAATTGTCCTTAAAAGAGTCTTTAACGAAACGAATAAGCCTTTTACAAGCCAATAGAGATCACTTAGGTACCACAATAGACGTTTTGAAAAAGAAAGTGACTGCATCTGTTATTAGAAACAGAGCTTTTTTCAAACAGCATGCCGATCATGTTTATATCATTTCGAATGGATTCAAAGAAATAATCATTCCTATTGTTCAGGAATATGGCATAAAACCAGAACATGTTTTAGCCAATACTTTCAAATTCGACCATGATGGAAAAATTATTGGTTTTGATGAAAAAGATGAATTGTGTGAAAATCAAGGGAAAGTAAAAAAAATAAAATCATTAAATCTAAAAGGTGAAGCCATTATGATTGGTGATGGTTATACCGATTATGAAACTCTTGAAGGTGGAGCTGTATCTAAGTTTTTTGCATTTACAGAAAATGTTAGCCGCAAAATTGTTGTTGATAAAGCCGATAGAATTGCGCCTTCTTTAGATGAAATTCTTTATGATTTATCATATAAGGCATCTGTATCTTATCCTAAAAACAGAATCAAAGTTCTATTATTAGAAAATATAAATCAAGAAGTTGCCCAAACTTTCGAGCATGAAGGTTATACGGTAGAAATAGTCGAAAACGAATTGACTGAAGACGAATTATGTGAAAGAATCAAAGGAGTTTCGATACTTGGAATTCAATCAAAAACAAAAGTTACCCAAAAAGTTTTAGATCATGCCAAGAAATTACATTCTATCGGAACATTTGGTATTGGTTCTAATCAAGTAGATCTAGAAGCGTGTACCATGCAAGGTGTTTCTGTATTTAATGCGCCTTATAGCAATACCCGTTCAGTAGTTGAGTTAGCCATAGGAGAAATCATAATGTTGGTTCGCAATACGTTCCAAAAAAACAAAATGATGCATTCCGGAATTTGGGATAAATCTGCTACAAATGGCAATGAGATTCGAGGGAAAAAACTAGGGATCATAGGATATGGAAGTATTGGATCACAACTATCGGTAGTTGCCGAAGCACTGGGAATGAATGTTTATTTCTATGATACTGTTGACAAATTAGCCCTTGGTAACGCTAAAAAATGTTCTTCGCTAAAAGAGTTATTATCACTCTCAGACGTGGTTAGTTTACATATAGATGAAACAGAAAGCAATAAAAACCTGATAAATGCCGAAGCTTTTGAATATATGAAGCCTGGTGTAGTATTTTTAAACCTTTCTAGTGGCAATGTTGTCGAAATTGAAGCCTTGACCGCCAATCTCAAAAACGGAAACATCAGTGGAGCTGCCATAGATGTATTCCCTAACGAACCAACCAATTCGCAAGAGAAATTTATTTCCGAATTACGAGGATTACCAAATGTGATACTTACTCCTCATATTGCTGGAAATACTCAAGAAGCGGAACAAGATATATGCCATTTTGTGGCAAGAAAAATAATTCAGTATATCAACACCGGCTCCACATATGGAAGTATCAATCTTCCAGAAATTCAATTACCTGAATTACAAAGTGCTCACCGTATTATGCATATTCATGAAAATGTAAAAGGTATCTTGGCCCAGATCAATACAATTCTTTCAGAGTATGATAATAATATCTTGGGACAATATCTTAAGACCAATGAAACTTTAGGATATGTAATTACTGATATTGATAATTTCCATAACAAAGAGTTAGAAAAAAAATTAAAGAAGATTCCAAATACCATCAGGTATAGAATTCTTTATTAA
- the dprA gene encoding DNA-processing protein DprA — MSEENLFHLMALLRVEGVGDVMAKKLLKHFGSAEAVLNAKTNQLGAIDGVGSVLLKNLKDKSVFEKATQELRFIQNNSIDVHCFQDESYPDRLKHCIDGPVLLFSSGNINLKNRKIISIVGTRQITSYGTEFCRKFIEDLAPLDPIIVSGFAYGVDIVAHQLAMDCNLQTIGVLAHGLNQIYPKTHKKYVAKVEQNGGFMTEFWSTSKPDKENFVRRNRIVAGMTEATIVIESADRGGSLITANMANDYNRDVFAVPGRITDKYSQGCNNLIKTQKANVLTSAADLVYILNWDIEKEAKPVQKQLFVSLEDDEQKVYDYLLKTGKELMDIIALHCDLPIYKISGLLLNMELKGVIRPLPGKLFEAI, encoded by the coding sequence ATGTCAGAGGAAAATTTATTTCATTTAATGGCTTTACTCCGTGTGGAAGGGGTTGGAGATGTTATGGCCAAAAAGCTGCTAAAACATTTTGGTAGTGCTGAAGCGGTATTAAATGCGAAAACGAATCAGCTTGGCGCTATTGACGGAGTAGGTTCAGTTTTATTAAAAAATTTAAAAGACAAATCTGTTTTCGAAAAAGCTACCCAAGAACTTCGATTTATTCAAAATAATAGTATTGATGTGCATTGTTTTCAAGACGAAAGTTATCCAGATCGCTTAAAGCATTGTATCGACGGCCCTGTTTTGTTATTTAGTTCGGGAAACATCAACTTAAAAAACCGAAAAATAATAAGCATCGTGGGTACACGCCAGATTACTTCTTATGGTACTGAATTTTGCAGAAAGTTTATTGAAGATCTTGCACCACTTGACCCAATAATTGTGAGTGGGTTTGCATATGGAGTAGATATTGTTGCACATCAACTGGCAATGGATTGTAATTTACAGACTATTGGTGTTCTAGCACACGGTCTGAATCAAATATATCCTAAAACGCATAAAAAATATGTTGCCAAAGTAGAACAAAACGGAGGTTTTATGACTGAGTTTTGGAGCACTTCAAAACCTGATAAAGAAAATTTTGTTCGCAGAAATAGAATTGTGGCTGGTATGACTGAAGCTACAATTGTTATAGAATCTGCAGATAGGGGAGGTTCGCTCATTACTGCCAATATGGCCAATGATTATAATCGAGATGTTTTTGCAGTTCCCGGACGAATTACAGACAAATACAGTCAAGGTTGCAATAATCTAATAAAAACTCAAAAAGCCAATGTTCTCACTAGTGCGGCAGATTTAGTTTATATTCTGAATTGGGATATCGAAAAAGAAGCTAAACCTGTGCAAAAACAATTGTTTGTTTCTCTTGAGGATGACGAACAAAAAGTATATGATTATCTCTTGAAAACGGGTAAAGAACTAATGGATATCATTGCTTTGCATTGTGATTTACCCATTTATAAAATATCTGGATTACTCTTAAATATGGAACTTAAAGGTGTTATTAGGCCTTTACCGGGTAAGTTGTTTGAGGCCATTTAA
- a CDS encoding SPOR domain-containing protein, which produces MKIEHYIAQLLYRYQCVTVPGFGAFLTEIQSAQLIENSHSFFPPKKMISFNSYLKNNDGLLANHIAQAEKTSYDYAVSAIEYEVLSWKKTLQENRTFSIKNVGILSLNADNNILFTPNEQTNYLTQSFGLSTFVSPAVKREIEIQKETVVAEKAPIEFIPETRKTSVYLKYAAIFVLGLAATGTIGYPLYQKQIASETILVETAVQKQVQNKIQEATFFIQTPIPAVTLSLKTNKEVVTKLPYHIMAGAFRSEANAQKRYDQLVAKGYKARRLAVNKNGLYPVLYGSYSTFAEAEKEKTKITETDNPEAWILIQSL; this is translated from the coding sequence ATGAAAATCGAACATTACATCGCGCAACTTTTGTACCGTTACCAATGTGTAACCGTTCCTGGTTTTGGAGCTTTTTTGACCGAAATACAATCGGCTCAATTAATCGAAAACTCACATTCTTTTTTTCCGCCAAAAAAGATGATTTCCTTTAATTCCTATCTAAAAAACAATGATGGATTATTAGCCAATCATATTGCACAAGCCGAAAAAACATCATATGATTATGCCGTAAGCGCTATAGAATATGAAGTGTTGAGTTGGAAGAAAACATTACAGGAAAACCGAACTTTTTCGATAAAAAATGTTGGTATCCTTAGTTTGAATGCAGATAACAATATTCTTTTCACTCCTAACGAGCAAACTAATTATTTAACCCAGTCTTTTGGATTAAGTACTTTTGTATCGCCAGCTGTAAAAAGAGAAATTGAAATTCAAAAAGAAACTGTTGTTGCAGAAAAAGCACCGATTGAATTTATTCCTGAAACAAGAAAAACAAGTGTTTATCTTAAATACGCCGCTATTTTCGTTCTTGGATTAGCTGCAACTGGAACTATTGGATATCCTTTGTACCAAAAACAAATTGCCTCTGAAACTATTTTAGTTGAAACAGCAGTTCAAAAACAAGTACAAAACAAAATTCAAGAAGCTACTTTCTTTATTCAAACGCCAATACCAGCGGTGACTCTTTCTTTGAAGACGAACAAGGAAGTAGTAACAAAATTGCCGTATCACATTATGGCCGGAGCATTTAGAAGTGAAGCTAATGCACAAAAAAGATATGACCAATTAGTTGCCAAAGGGTACAAAGCAAGACGTTTGGCGGTTAATAAAAATGGACTTTACCCTGTATTATACGGAAGCTACTCTACTTTTGCGGAAGCAGAAAAAGAGAAAACCAAAATCACAGAAACCGATAATCCCGAAGCTTGGATTTTGATACAGTCTCTTTAG
- a CDS encoding DcaP family trimeric outer membrane transporter, whose translation MKKVTYSILLIFLFSIVLNAQSQEIEKTDKTMEIKGFIMLDTGYDFGKMDPNWYDSMRPTKILDSQGNEFKPQGNYFMGVRQTALSLRNYFDTGIGLLKTFIEFDLVGSGKDVGATTFHLRHAFAELGRFGVGQTNSLFSDVEVYPNMLEFMGPNAMSAFRNIQIRYVPIQSNGHRFAVALERPGATADQGQYGDEFIYASVLEHVNFRFTLPDFSTEYRYSASWGYVELASILRSIKWEDNNTDQFNLSGSAIGWGLSLSTRLKLANNIIYHGAFTTGAGIQNYMNDAEADIGIKRQYDNTLTPITGVSIPLVGAVSYFDIYWNRKFSSTIGYSILNNKTTEAQLSTAYKTGQYASVNLLYSPAKNCIMGPELQWGMRQNNDFAGDPYFNLPAAKGNSGTDLKLQFSFRYSFMNTFYKTN comes from the coding sequence ATGAAAAAAGTAACATACTCCATTCTACTTATTTTTTTGTTTTCAATTGTTTTAAATGCACAAAGCCAAGAAATTGAAAAAACTGATAAAACCATGGAAATCAAAGGTTTTATCATGCTAGACACTGGGTATGATTTTGGGAAGATGGATCCTAATTGGTATGATTCAATGCGTCCCACTAAAATTTTGGATAGTCAAGGCAATGAATTTAAACCACAAGGAAATTATTTTATGGGCGTTAGACAAACAGCCTTGAGTTTAAGAAACTATTTTGATACTGGAATCGGATTGCTTAAGACATTTATAGAATTTGATTTGGTAGGTTCTGGAAAAGATGTAGGAGCTACCACCTTTCATCTGAGGCATGCTTTTGCTGAATTAGGCAGATTTGGAGTTGGACAAACCAACAGTTTATTTTCTGACGTAGAAGTCTATCCCAATATGCTTGAATTTATGGGGCCAAATGCCATGTCAGCCTTTAGAAATATACAAATCCGCTATGTTCCAATTCAGAGTAATGGCCATAGATTTGCTGTTGCTCTCGAACGTCCTGGAGCTACAGCAGACCAAGGACAATACGGAGACGAATTCATATATGCTTCCGTATTAGAGCATGTTAATTTCAGGTTTACTTTGCCTGACTTTTCTACCGAATATCGCTACAGTGCTTCTTGGGGTTATGTAGAATTAGCCAGTATTCTCAGGAGCATCAAATGGGAAGATAATAACACTGACCAATTTAATCTATCTGGAAGTGCTATAGGCTGGGGTTTGAGTTTAAGTACCAGATTAAAATTAGCGAATAACATTATTTATCATGGGGCTTTTACAACAGGTGCTGGTATTCAGAACTATATGAACGATGCAGAAGCTGATATAGGCATAAAAAGACAATATGATAACACTCTGACACCAATTACAGGAGTTTCTATTCCATTGGTTGGAGCTGTTTCTTATTTTGATATTTACTGGAACAGGAAGTTCAGTTCAACCATCGGATATTCCATATTGAACAATAAAACCACTGAGGCTCAATTATCAACTGCTTACAAAACTGGGCAATATGCCAGTGTCAATTTATTGTATTCACCTGCAAAAAATTGCATAATGGGGCCTGAATTACAATGGGGAATGCGCCAAAACAACGACTTTGCCGGTGATCCTTATTTTAATCTTCCTGCTGCAAAGGGTAACAGCGGGACAGATCTGAAATTACAGTTTTCTTTCAGATATAGTTTCATGAATACTTTTTACAAAACCAATTGA
- a CDS encoding MBL fold metallo-hydrolase yields the protein MKVTITHIDTACVLININGFKILTDPTLDNKDGFLPQYVSKPLAFSKKYCDPALSKDEIGKVDLVLLSHDHHSDNLDKKGRAFIKTVNTVLSTKDAVKRLKNDNTIGLDNWEEYSVGTEKVPQLKITAIPAQHTNIKRLDKVMGKVIGFTIEWEGQKNGCIYISGDTVLFEGIYELKKRKKVDIAILHLGAGAFPYLKKNLRVTMNGEEAIKTAKLLNPKSVIPIHYEGWWHFKQSAKSLKSEIEKSEDKDKFLWLTSGIETTLVN from the coding sequence ATGAAAGTAACCATTACACATATCGACACGGCTTGTGTTTTAATAAACATCAATGGGTTCAAAATATTGACAGATCCAACTTTAGACAATAAAGATGGTTTTTTACCGCAATACGTCAGCAAACCATTGGCTTTCTCCAAGAAATATTGTGATCCCGCTTTATCAAAAGATGAGATTGGTAAAGTAGATTTAGTGTTATTAAGCCATGACCATCACAGTGATAATTTAGATAAAAAAGGGCGAGCGTTTATCAAGACGGTCAATACTGTACTTTCGACTAAAGATGCTGTAAAGCGTTTGAAAAACGATAATACGATTGGACTTGATAATTGGGAGGAATATAGTGTAGGAACTGAAAAAGTCCCGCAATTAAAGATAACTGCAATACCAGCTCAGCACACTAATATAAAGCGATTAGATAAAGTTATGGGTAAGGTAATTGGCTTTACTATTGAATGGGAAGGGCAAAAAAACGGTTGTATTTATATTTCGGGTGATACTGTTCTTTTTGAAGGTATTTATGAACTTAAAAAAAGAAAAAAAGTTGATATAGCTATTTTGCATCTCGGAGCTGGGGCATTTCCTTATTTGAAAAAGAATTTGAGAGTGACCATGAATGGGGAAGAAGCCATCAAAACCGCTAAACTTTTAAATCCAAAAAGTGTTATACCAATACATTACGAAGGATGGTGGCATTTTAAACAATCGGCTAAGTCTTTAAAAAGTGAGATAGAAAAGTCTGAAGATAAAGATAAATTTTTATGGCTTACTAGCGGAATTGAAACGACATTGGTAAACTAA
- a CDS encoding Crp/Fnr family transcriptional regulator: protein MQTLITYFEKLGFLENDLTAFLSCIKTRKFSANEIILFNGQLESYLSFIDTGVLRYYVVANDKEITFDFAFKNSFYCAYDSFYNRTQTSIYIQAITDCQLYSISYESLERLYKECENAKKLGRIATEFLLAKKVKRELDLLTKSPQERYENLLQEHPKYIQQIPLKYLASYIGVVPETLSRIRKRIS, encoded by the coding sequence ATGCAGACATTAATTACATATTTTGAAAAATTGGGCTTTTTGGAGAATGATTTGACAGCGTTTTTAAGTTGTATAAAAACACGTAAGTTTTCAGCTAATGAAATAATTCTTTTCAATGGTCAATTAGAAAGTTATCTATCCTTTATCGATACTGGTGTATTGCGTTATTATGTGGTTGCAAATGACAAAGAAATTACGTTTGATTTTGCTTTCAAAAATTCCTTCTATTGTGCCTACGATTCCTTTTATAATAGAACCCAAACGAGTATTTATATTCAAGCTATAACAGATTGTCAGCTATATTCCATTTCATACGAAAGCCTTGAAAGGCTGTATAAAGAATGTGAAAATGCTAAAAAACTCGGAAGAATTGCCACTGAATTCCTGTTGGCCAAAAAAGTAAAAAGAGAATTGGATCTTTTAACGAAATCTCCACAAGAAAGATACGAAAATCTGCTTCAGGAACACCCTAAATACATTCAACAAATACCATTGAAATATCTTGCTTCTTATATTGGCGTCGTACCTGAAACGCTAAGCCGTATTCGGAAACGCATTTCTTGA
- a CDS encoding TetR/AcrR family transcriptional regulator, with product MDKKQIILETALKLFVNNGFHGTATSRIAQEASVANGTLFNYFKSKDELIVTLYNSILGEMDDFIIARMESFSISKESFQSLFFTTLFWSLDNRIKYQYVQQFNHSPYFKQVSPIILKQQEHPLFILIQNGINIVLLKQMPAHFIFSLCTAHIDGVYNYLIDNNLGKNEQLELIHESFEMLWKVIND from the coding sequence ATGGATAAAAAACAAATAATTCTAGAAACAGCTCTTAAACTGTTCGTAAATAACGGTTTTCATGGTACAGCAACCAGTAGAATTGCTCAGGAAGCCAGTGTAGCCAATGGGACACTTTTTAATTACTTTAAGTCGAAAGATGAACTTATCGTTACTCTATACAATTCCATTTTAGGAGAAATGGATGATTTTATAATAGCTAGAATGGAATCGTTTTCTATTTCTAAAGAATCATTTCAATCACTTTTTTTTACGACTCTATTTTGGAGCTTAGATAATCGGATTAAGTATCAATATGTGCAGCAGTTTAATCACTCTCCATATTTTAAACAAGTATCCCCAATTATTCTAAAGCAGCAAGAACACCCACTTTTTATTTTAATTCAAAATGGAATTAATATTGTTCTTCTAAAGCAAATGCCAGCTCATTTTATTTTTTCTTTATGTACAGCTCATATTGATGGCGTTTATAATTATTTAATCGATAATAATTTAGGAAAGAATGAGCAATTGGAATTGATTCATGAATCTTTCGAAATGTTATGGAAAGTGATAAATGATTAA